In a single window of the bacterium genome:
- a CDS encoding prepilin-type N-terminal cleavage/methylation domain-containing protein, giving the protein MKAKKQESKKARKQAAGFTIVELLIAVGLFLIVLSIISGAFIEALRTERATLRLMAANDTASFALEQMARDIRVGTDFSLVGPSELHFNDRVGTEAVYRLNAGRVEKRSGAGAFTPITANTALVTTLHFALAGELNTDSLQPRVTIAMSVGATGRDIAGVTTAVQTTVTPRLLDVP; this is encoded by the coding sequence ATGAAAGCAAAAAAGCAAGAAAGCAAAAAAGCAAGAAAGCAGGCTGCCGGCTTCACCATCGTAGAGCTCCTTATCGCCGTTGGCTTATTTTTGATTGTGCTCTCTATTATAAGCGGGGCTTTTATTGAGGCGTTGCGGACGGAGCGGGCGACATTGCGCCTGATGGCCGCGAATGACACGGCGTCATTTGCGCTGGAGCAAATGGCGCGCGACATCCGCGTCGGTACGGATTTCTCCCTCGTTGGACCGAGCGAGTTGCATTTTAACGACCGTGTTGGAACGGAAGCTGTTTACCGGCTGAACGCCGGACGCGTTGAAAAGAGGAGCGGCGCCGGAGCGTTTACTCCAATCACCGCGAATACGGCACTCGTGACCACGCTACATTTCGCGCTGGCGGGTGAGCTAAACACCGACAGTCTCCAGCCACGCGTGACTATCGCGATGTCTGTTGGCGCTACCGGACGCGATATCGCAGGCGTAACAACCGCGGTGCAAACAACGGTGACGCCCCGCCTTTTGGACGTTCCATAA
- the ligA gene encoding NAD-dependent DNA ligase LigA translates to MDKAAAKARIEQLKKVIHHHRYLYHVLDKQEISDEALDALKKELFDLETQFPEFVTADSPTQRVGGRPLKEFKKLRHEKPMLSFNDAFSEADMREWLTRLENYLGHKVSENDRTFYCELKIDGLAIELEYVDGVFVRGGTRGDGLVGEDVTQNIRTVEAIPLRLEGNPPKRLVVRGEVFLTKKEFARINKEQAASGEKIYANPRNFAAGSIRQLDPKVMAARKLDSFQYDIVSSYPLSYVEGFKTHEEEHAALKSFGFKTNPDNKRAGTLRDVFAIRNYWEKHRDGLLYEIDGIVVIVNDNKTFEDGAVIGKAPRAAMAYKFSPREATTVVERVIINVGRTGALTPVAEMRPVNVGGVTITHATLHNMDEIERLGLKIGDTVIVSRAGDVIPQVTKVLKEMRTGKEKAFTMPLICPVDGSKVIRDGVAHRCSNPYCGARLREGLYHFVSQNAFNIEGVGPKVIDRFLDEGLITDAADLFTLQKGDVEALERFGEKSAENIIEELQLRKKISLDRLIYSLGILHVGEETARALAQFIMNKLFPERVPIAIGTSRRATISGVLRFFLSLSLDQLQEVPDIGPKVAQSIYGWFHEPRNVKFVEKLAKAGVVIEHRTSVIGQQKFSGKTFVLTGTLQTMSREQAKEKIRAAGGDVNESVSKHTSYVVVGAEPGSKFAQAKKLGVPTLDEKGFLGMIK, encoded by the coding sequence ATGGATAAAGCGGCCGCCAAAGCCCGCATTGAGCAACTAAAAAAGGTGATTCACCATCACCGGTATCTTTATCACGTCTTGGATAAGCAGGAGATTTCCGATGAAGCGCTTGATGCGTTAAAAAAAGAACTGTTTGATCTTGAGACGCAGTTTCCGGAGTTTGTGACGGCGGATTCCCCAACACAGCGCGTGGGAGGGCGTCCGCTCAAGGAATTTAAAAAACTTCGGCATGAGAAGCCGATGCTCTCCTTTAACGATGCGTTTTCGGAGGCTGATATGCGCGAATGGCTCACGCGTCTGGAGAATTACTTGGGGCATAAAGTTTCGGAAAACGACCGGACATTTTACTGTGAACTGAAAATTGACGGCCTCGCGATTGAGCTGGAATATGTTGACGGCGTATTCGTGCGTGGCGGCACGCGCGGCGATGGATTAGTGGGGGAGGATGTCACGCAAAACATCCGCACCGTGGAAGCGATTCCATTGCGGCTTGAGGGTAATCCGCCGAAGCGCCTCGTGGTGCGCGGCGAAGTATTTTTGACGAAAAAAGAATTTGCCCGCATCAATAAAGAACAAGCAGCAAGTGGTGAAAAAATCTATGCGAACCCGCGTAACTTTGCCGCGGGTTCCATCCGCCAGCTGGACCCGAAAGTTATGGCGGCGCGTAAACTGGATTCGTTTCAATATGATATTGTTTCCTCTTACCCCCTGAGCTACGTCGAAGGGTTTAAAACCCACGAAGAGGAGCACGCGGCGTTGAAATCGTTTGGCTTTAAAACAAATCCGGACAACAAGCGCGCCGGCACGTTACGGGACGTTTTCGCCATTCGCAACTATTGGGAGAAACATCGTGACGGATTGTTGTACGAAATAGACGGCATCGTCGTCATCGTGAACGACAATAAAACATTTGAAGACGGCGCGGTTATCGGTAAAGCGCCGCGCGCCGCAATGGCGTATAAGTTTTCTCCACGCGAAGCAACAACGGTGGTGGAGCGCGTTATTATAAATGTTGGCCGCACCGGCGCCTTAACTCCGGTTGCCGAAATGCGTCCGGTGAATGTGGGTGGCGTTACCATCACGCACGCGACGCTTCATAATATGGACGAAATTGAACGGTTGGGTTTAAAAATCGGAGACACGGTGATTGTGAGCCGCGCGGGCGACGTGATTCCGCAGGTGACGAAAGTGTTGAAAGAAATGCGTACCGGCAAAGAAAAAGCGTTTACGATGCCGCTCATATGCCCGGTGGATGGCTCAAAAGTCATTCGTGACGGCGTGGCGCACCGATGTTCCAATCCGTATTGCGGCGCCCGGTTGCGCGAAGGACTTTATCATTTTGTAAGCCAGAATGCCTTTAATATAGAAGGCGTCGGTCCGAAAGTCATTGACCGTTTTCTTGATGAAGGGCTTATTACTGATGCCGCTGATTTATTTACGTTGCAAAAAGGCGACGTTGAAGCGCTGGAGCGTTTCGGGGAAAAATCCGCGGAGAATATTATTGAAGAACTGCAGTTGCGTAAAAAAATTTCGCTTGATCGCCTCATTTATAGCTTGGGCATTCTGCACGTCGGCGAAGAGACCGCCAGGGCGCTTGCGCAATTTATAATGAATAAATTATTCCCTGAGCGAGTTCCGATAGCAATCGGGACGAGTCGAAGGGCTACCATAAGCGGCGTGCTGCGATTTTTCCTCTCCCTCTCCCTTGACCAATTGCAGGAAGTCCCGGACATCGGCCCAAAAGTCGCGCAAAGCATTTATGGCTGGTTCCACGAACCGCGCAATGTGAAGTTTGTGGAAAAACTCGCGAAAGCCGGCGTGGTCATCGAACACCGAACATCGGTCATCGGACAACAAAAGTTTTCAGGGAAAACTTTTGTGCTCACCGGCACGCTTCAAACGATGAGCCGCGAGCAAGCAAAAGAAAAAATCCGTGCGGCTGGTGGCGACGTGAACGAGTCCGTTTCAAAACATACGTCGTATGTCGTGGTGGGCGCGGAGCCCGGCTCAAAATTCGCGCAAGCCAAAAAACTCGGCGTGCCAACGCTGGACGAGAAAGGGTTTCTGGGGATGATTAAGTAG
- a CDS encoding helix-turn-helix domain-containing protein, protein MASPERKIERIVKGFANHRRIEIMRLLSAEPELSVFEIARKLKVNFKTISEHARRLAIAGLVLKRNEGNMVRHALSDRGKSILKFLRILE, encoded by the coding sequence ATGGCATCACCGGAGCGGAAAATCGAGCGTATCGTGAAAGGGTTCGCGAACCATCGGCGCATTGAGATTATGCGATTGCTGTCGGCGGAGCCGGAGCTCTCGGTTTTTGAGATTGCGCGGAAGCTGAAAGTGAATTTTAAAACAATATCCGAACACGCGCGGCGACTCGCCATCGCCGGACTCGTCCTTAAACGCAACGAGGGGAACATGGTGCGTCATGCGCTTTCCGATCGCGGTAAGTCTATTCTCAAATTCTTGAGAATATTGGAATAG
- the gatC gene encoding Asp-tRNA(Asn)/Glu-tRNA(Gln) amidotransferase subunit GatC, translated as MAEITKQLVEHLADLARLELDENEAGKFTDDLGKILAHVKELQSVDTKNIAPMTGGTMLTNAFRSDEEPQGDMMEVSRKIIAEFPESEGGYNKIPPVFE; from the coding sequence ATGGCGGAAATCACTAAACAGCTCGTGGAACATTTGGCGGACCTTGCGCGGCTTGAACTTGATGAAAATGAGGCGGGGAAGTTTACCGACGATCTCGGGAAAATTTTGGCGCACGTGAAGGAGTTGCAGAGCGTGGATACAAAGAATATCGCGCCGATGACCGGCGGCACTATGCTGACGAACGCGTTTCGGAGCGACGAGGAGCCGCAGGGGGACATGATGGAGGTCTCGCGCAAAATTATCGCCGAGTTTCCCGAAAGCGAAGGCGGATATAACAAAATCCCGCCAGTGTTTGAATAA
- the gatA gene encoding Asp-tRNA(Asn)/Glu-tRNA(Gln) amidotransferase subunit GatA: MKVEDLTIKKFADGLRKKEFSAEEVTRGYLGRIEKNDDEIGAYLHVMNEAALAQAKSVDARIAKGEAVGALAGVPLAIKDNMLITGVPATAGSKMLEHHVGVYDATVIKKLKDEGAVFLGKTNMDEFAMGSSTENSAYKKTKNPRDLTRVPGGSSGGSAAAVAGDMALGAFGSDTGGSIRQPAGFCGVVGLKPTYGAVSRYGLIAMASSLDQIGPFAKTVEDAALLFRGIAGYDKFDATSVNLPYDDEVTHVHENEIKNMTVGLPKEYFIEGLEPEVKFAMDKVIATIKGLGLKIREISLPHTAHALSCYYIIMPAEVSSNLARFDGIRYAKVAGVERGVHNLAELYKKNRHTGFGAEVKRRIMLGTFVLSSGYYDAYYSQAQKVRAMIKNDFDEAFRDVDMILTPVSPTRPFKFGEKVDDPLAMYLSDIFTIPANLAGVPAISIPVRSAKSASSPRESASLPIGFQLIGKHFREEDILSLGQMYEAA, from the coding sequence ATGAAGGTTGAAGACCTAACAATAAAAAAGTTTGCTGACGGACTGCGGAAAAAGGAGTTTTCCGCGGAGGAGGTGACGAGGGGCTATCTTGGGCGCATTGAAAAAAATGACGACGAGATTGGCGCGTATTTGCACGTGATGAATGAAGCGGCGTTGGCGCAGGCGAAGAGTGTTGACGCGCGCATCGCGAAAGGCGAGGCAGTTGGCGCGCTTGCCGGAGTCCCGCTCGCGATTAAGGATAATATGCTCATCACTGGCGTTCCCGCGACCGCCGGCTCAAAAATGCTGGAGCATCACGTTGGCGTGTATGACGCGACCGTTATTAAAAAACTAAAAGATGAGGGCGCGGTGTTTTTGGGAAAAACCAACATGGACGAGTTTGCGATGGGATCGTCCACGGAAAATTCCGCGTACAAAAAGACAAAAAATCCCCGTGACCTCACTAGAGTACCCGGCGGCTCGTCCGGCGGCTCGGCTGCCGCGGTGGCGGGGGACATGGCGTTGGGTGCGTTTGGGTCAGATACCGGCGGCTCTATCCGCCAGCCCGCGGGATTTTGCGGCGTCGTTGGGTTGAAGCCCACCTACGGCGCGGTTTCGCGTTACGGTTTGATTGCGATGGCATCAAGCTTGGATCAGATCGGACCATTTGCGAAAACCGTGGAAGATGCGGCATTGCTTTTCCGAGGCATTGCGGGATATGACAAATTTGACGCGACGAGCGTCAACCTCCCCTACGATGATGAGGTGACGCATGTGCACGAGAACGAAATCAAAAACATGACCGTCGGGTTGCCGAAGGAATATTTTATTGAAGGTCTGGAGCCGGAAGTCAAATTCGCGATGGACAAGGTTATTGCAACGATCAAAGGGCTCGGATTGAAGATAAGGGAAATCAGTTTGCCGCACACGGCTCACGCGCTCTCATGCTATTACATTATTATGCCGGCGGAAGTGAGTTCCAACCTCGCGCGCTTTGATGGTATCCGGTACGCGAAAGTCGCGGGCGTTGAACGTGGCGTCCATAACCTTGCCGAACTGTACAAGAAAAATCGCCATACAGGTTTCGGCGCGGAAGTGAAGCGGCGCATTATGCTTGGCACATTTGTGCTTTCCTCCGGCTACTACGACGCGTACTACAGTCAGGCGCAAAAAGTGCGCGCGATGATAAAAAATGATTTCGATGAGGCATTCCGTGACGTTGATATGATTTTGACACCGGTCTCGCCCACGCGTCCGTTTAAGTTCGGCGAAAAAGTAGATGACCCACTCGCGATGTATCTCTCCGACATTTTTACGATTCCCGCGAACCTCGCCGGCGTTCCGGCAATTTCCATCCCCGTTCGTTCAGCGAAGTCAGCGTCAAGTCCGCGTGAATCCGCGTCTTTGCCGATTGGCTTCCAGCTCATCGGCAAGCACTTCCGCGAAGAAGACATTTTGAGTCTGGGGCAGATGTACGAGGCGGCGTAA
- the murD gene encoding UDP-N-acetylmuramoyl-L-alanine--D-glutamate ligase — MPKTTNKKIAILGFGREGKAILKFLQTSPDYRGAELVIFDHNPKVKVPRGARAILGKDALQWLHGFKLMLRSPGIPYLTPEIQHVIEEGAKCSSATKLFFELATCPIIGVTGTKGKGTTATLIYNILKAAGRDTYLLGNIGTTALEALPKLKKKSIVVFELSSFQLQDLECSPEIAVILDIFPDHMDSHRSFDEYLDAKMHIARHQTSQDRVFYMSNNDFSAKAANEGRGKKVAVSADGFSLFAPTDVKIPGSHNFNNAVMAATVARALGVSEKVITATVKRFRGLPHRLQLVREISIVPRKSASSPHQSASVRFYDDSAGTNPQTAAAAVRAFHEPLILIAGGKDKNLDYAPLAQAIRKSQNVKSVILFGENKKKINDALRGSMKQGSEIVECKTLADAVRAAYRLAKRYTLTAERSVVVFSPAAASFDMFKDYADRGEQFKRIVRGL, encoded by the coding sequence ATGCCGAAAACGACCAACAAAAAAATCGCCATTCTCGGCTTCGGCCGCGAAGGCAAAGCGATATTGAAATTTTTGCAAACTTCGCCCGACTACCGCGGCGCGGAGCTTGTTATTTTTGACCACAATCCGAAAGTTAAGGTCCCCCGCGGCGCGCGCGCTATTTTAGGAAAAGATGCCCTGCAATGGCTGCATGGATTCAAGCTCATGCTCCGCTCCCCAGGCATTCCCTACCTCACACCCGAAATCCAACACGTTATAGAAGAAGGCGCGAAATGCTCCAGCGCCACAAAACTGTTTTTTGAATTGGCCACGTGCCCCATCATCGGCGTCACCGGCACCAAAGGCAAAGGCACCACCGCGACGCTTATCTACAACATCTTGAAAGCCGCCGGCCGCGACACGTATCTTTTGGGCAACATCGGCACCACGGCGCTTGAAGCGCTTCCGAAGCTCAAGAAAAAATCTATTGTTGTATTTGAACTTTCCAGTTTTCAACTGCAGGACCTTGAGTGCTCGCCGGAAATTGCCGTTATCCTAGATATTTTTCCCGACCACATGGACAGCCACCGGAGCTTTGATGAATACCTTGACGCGAAAATGCATATCGCGCGACATCAGACATCGCAAGACCGGGTTTTTTACATGAGCAATAATGATTTCAGCGCAAAAGCGGCAAATGAAGGCCGGGGCAAAAAAGTCGCCGTTTCCGCGGATGGCTTTTCTCTGTTTGCGCCAACGGACGTAAAAATCCCGGGAAGCCACAATTTCAACAATGCCGTAATGGCGGCAACGGTTGCCCGCGCGCTTGGCGTGAGCGAAAAGGTTATTACCGCAACCGTAAAACGTTTTCGTGGGCTTCCGCATCGTCTTCAGTTAGTACGCGAAATAAGCATTGTTCCGCGTAAGTCAGCGTCCAGTCCGCATCAGTCCGCGTCAGTGCGGTTCTATGATGATTCTGCCGGCACCAATCCTCAAACCGCGGCGGCGGCAGTACGCGCGTTTCATGAGCCGCTCATATTAATCGCCGGAGGTAAAGACAAAAATCTTGACTATGCGCCATTAGCGCAGGCAATCCGCAAATCTCAAAACGTGAAGAGTGTCATTCTATTCGGAGAAAATAAGAAAAAAATCAACGATGCCCTGCGTGGAAGCATGAAGCAAGGGTCAGAAATCGTGGAATGCAAAACGCTTGCCGACGCCGTCCGCGCCGCCTATCGCCTTGCTAAACGCTATACGCTAACCGCTGAACGCTCTGTTGTTGTCTTCTCCCCCGCCGCCGCAAGTTTCGATATGTTCAAGGACTACGCCGACCGCGGCGAACAATTCAAGCGTATCGTGCGTGGCTTGTGA
- a CDS encoding NlpC/P60 family protein produces the protein MEQRASAIIATARQFRGTPFKRGVRPEEMPAFLDCSSFAQLVFGLVGIALPRRAYQQAQCGIIVRDEAGLQRGDLLFFEGHIAGRKPVVLEGMEFWIGHVAIYAGEGKIVQCTRRRGVHITKLSVAKRKKLVLMKRIL, from the coding sequence ATGGAACAACGCGCAAGCGCCATCATCGCGACCGCGAGACAGTTCAGGGGGACTCCGTTCAAGCGCGGCGTTAGACCCGAAGAAATGCCCGCGTTTCTGGACTGCTCGTCGTTCGCACAGCTCGTCTTCGGACTCGTCGGGATTGCATTGCCGCGACGGGCATATCAGCAGGCGCAGTGCGGAATAATCGTCCGCGATGAAGCAGGGCTGCAACGCGGCGACCTCCTGTTCTTCGAGGGACACATCGCGGGACGGAAACCCGTAGTCCTTGAAGGTATGGAGTTCTGGATCGGGCACGTGGCGATTTATGCCGGAGAAGGAAAAATCGTCCAATGCACACGTCGGCGTGGCGTACACATCACCAAACTCAGCGTCGCGAAACGGAAAAAGCTCGTTCTCATGAAACGCATCTTGTAG
- a CDS encoding HAD-IIB family hydrolase, whose protein sequence is MRNKKLIIFDLDGTLAPSKSPMDADMSGLLSDLLRTRMVAVISGGSLAQFQKQFLGSLNAAPELLKNLYLFPTCGAAFYRYKESSGAWQCVYTEALTADEKVRAGSAFTKAFRDLNHKHPETLYGDVLEDRGTQVTFSALGQRAPLPLKAAWDPDSKKRLRIAEAVQKYIPDLEVRVGGTTSIDITRPGVDKAYGIKKMEEYLGVTKAEMLFVGDAIFPGGNDYPPKAMGVDCVPVENPDDTKGLIRTLLVV, encoded by the coding sequence ATGCGTAACAAGAAACTCATCATTTTTGACCTGGACGGCACGTTGGCGCCGAGTAAATCGCCGATGGATGCCGATATGTCCGGATTGCTCTCGGATCTTTTGCGCACTAGGATGGTGGCGGTCATTTCCGGCGGCTCGCTCGCGCAATTTCAGAAGCAGTTTTTGGGGAGCTTAAACGCGGCGCCGGAGCTGCTAAAAAACCTGTATCTTTTCCCGACCTGCGGCGCGGCATTTTATCGCTACAAGGAATCGAGCGGCGCGTGGCAGTGCGTATACACCGAGGCGCTGACCGCCGATGAAAAAGTCCGCGCCGGCAGCGCGTTCACCAAAGCATTCCGTGATCTGAACCACAAACATCCTGAAACGCTCTATGGCGACGTGCTGGAAGACCGCGGAACCCAGGTGACGTTTTCCGCGTTGGGACAGCGGGCGCCGTTGCCCTTGAAGGCCGCGTGGGATCCGGACTCAAAAAAACGGCTGCGGATTGCCGAGGCGGTGCAAAAATATATTCCCGACCTTGAAGTGCGCGTCGGCGGCACTACGTCTATTGACATCACGCGCCCGGGTGTTGATAAGGCATACGGCATCAAAAAAATGGAGGAGTATTTGGGCGTCACGAAAGCCGAGATGTTGTTTGTGGGCGATGCGATCTTTCCGGGTGGCAACGACTATCCGCCGAAAGCGATGGGCGTGGACTGTGTTCCCGTAGAAAACCCGGACGATACGAAAGGGCTGATCCGCACACTACTGGTGGTGTAG
- the pheS gene encoding phenylalanine--tRNA ligase subunit alpha — translation MDVLELKKHALHEIAEAKDAKALEAVRVKYLGREKGELTKVLRGLKDLPEAEKRRVGPAANALRNELDAAFDARLRALQATTYQLQPAVDVTMPGKKVSLGHLHPLTLTENSIREIFAGLNFSVVEGPEVENEHYNFDALNIPANHPARDMWDTFWLRQNEGKTENEKGKTRERLLLRTHTSPVQIRYMETHEPPFQIIVPGRVFRFEAIDASHEINFHQVEGLMVGENVSLANFKYLILHFCKKFFGTDVKLRFRPSYFPFVEPGLEVDIQLQKGPWSGKWLEVMGAGMVHPKVFDAVKYNPKFVKGFAFGLGLERFAMIKYNIPDIRMFYENDMRFLKQF, via the coding sequence ATGGACGTCCTTGAACTGAAAAAGCACGCGCTTCACGAAATCGCCGAAGCGAAAGATGCGAAAGCTCTTGAAGCGGTGCGGGTGAAGTATTTGGGCCGCGAAAAAGGCGAGCTGACGAAAGTTTTGCGCGGTCTGAAGGATTTACCCGAAGCGGAAAAGCGCCGCGTCGGCCCCGCCGCAAATGCCTTGCGCAATGAACTTGACGCCGCCTTTGACGCAAGGTTGCGTGCTCTACAAGCTACAACCTACCAACTACAACCTGCCGTCGACGTCACCATGCCCGGCAAAAAAGTGTCGCTGGGACATTTACACCCCCTGACGCTCACGGAAAACAGTATCCGAGAAATTTTTGCCGGCCTGAATTTTTCTGTTGTGGAAGGGCCGGAAGTTGAAAACGAACACTACAATTTTGACGCGTTGAACATTCCCGCGAATCATCCGGCAAGGGATATGTGGGATACGTTTTGGCTTCGCCAAAACGAAGGAAAAACGGAAAATGAAAAAGGAAAAACAAGGGAACGGTTATTGTTGAGGACGCACACGAGCCCGGTGCAAATCCGCTACATGGAAACGCACGAGCCGCCGTTCCAAATCATCGTGCCCGGCAGAGTATTTCGGTTTGAGGCGATTGATGCATCGCATGAAATAAACTTTCACCAGGTGGAGGGGTTGATGGTGGGGGAGAATGTGTCACTTGCGAACTTTAAGTATCTCATTCTGCATTTTTGCAAAAAGTTTTTCGGTACGGATGTGAAACTGCGTTTCCGTCCGAGTTATTTTCCGTTCGTTGAGCCGGGGCTCGAGGTGGATATTCAGTTGCAGAAAGGGCCGTGGAGCGGCAAGTGGCTGGAGGTGATGGGTGCCGGTATGGTGCACCCGAAGGTCTTTGACGCCGTAAAATACAATCCGAAATTCGTAAAAGGGTTTGCGTTCGGCTTGGGGTTGGAGCGTTTCGCGATGATCAAATACAACATTCCCGACATCCGGATGTTTTACGAAAACGACATGAGATTTTTAAAGCAGTTTTAA
- the pheT gene encoding phenylalanine--tRNA ligase subunit beta: MRFSYSLLKQFVPALKSSEHLKDVLTAHLFEVESIDGDTVDIKVLPNRYSDCASHIGIAREVAAALGKPLKLPKASNAESRASHVEAALDLVLSVKERVLCPRYMARYFEIDANATTPEWMKRVLASCGMRPINPVVDIMNYAMLEVGQPMHAFDADKIKNITIRRAEAKEKIETLDGNHFTLTPDDLVIADGAHVLGIAGIKGGKRAEVTASTTRIVVEAATFDSVALYKTSKRLKLVTDASQRFTHRLSSVMPQEGMLRVTELLINICHARVGEVVDFYPKKMKPAVLRFTAEEFNALSGMKLTLTQALGYLKRLGFEVRGEGKLTKVVAPARRTDIERFEDLVEEIVRLVGYDKLPSTPPAIALTPAVHDDAVSLKALIRQLLPGAGLTEAYNYSFVSEKDIARAGTSDGAVALQNPVSAEFAYLRPTLAGGLLKNIESNFRFSDTVRIFEIGKVFVETKGKVSEHLALGIALGAKHASPLLELKGIISELLDRLGLMEHVMRDVTNVGAKYLNAGESMCVESDHRLLGIFGAVPQTLLAHAAIAEIDLGELTELVVGEREYEPIAKYPSIARDISVLIPRATRVGDILEEIQAVSPKFVYDVDLIDYFEDEAKMRADQKSLTFRIVFQANDHTLTDDEVGREMEKIVHVLRDRLFAEVR; the protein is encoded by the coding sequence ATGCGATTCAGCTACTCATTACTCAAACAATTCGTTCCCGCCTTGAAGAGCTCCGAACACTTGAAGGACGTCTTAACGGCACATCTTTTTGAAGTGGAATCCATTGATGGCGACACGGTGGACATCAAGGTGTTGCCGAACAGATATAGTGATTGTGCTTCGCATATCGGTATCGCGCGCGAGGTTGCGGCCGCGTTAGGTAAGCCCTTGAAGTTGCCGAAGGCGAGCAATGCGGAATCCCGCGCATCGCACGTGGAAGCGGCGTTAGACCTCGTGTTGAGCGTCAAAGAGCGCGTGCTTTGCCCGCGATACATGGCGCGGTATTTTGAGATTGATGCAAACGCTACGACACCGGAGTGGATGAAGCGCGTGCTTGCCTCTTGTGGTATGCGGCCGATTAATCCGGTGGTGGACATTATGAACTACGCGATGCTGGAGGTTGGTCAGCCCATGCACGCGTTTGACGCGGATAAAATAAAAAATATCACCATCCGCCGCGCGGAGGCAAAAGAAAAAATAGAAACACTGGACGGCAATCATTTTACGCTCACGCCGGATGACTTGGTCATTGCCGACGGGGCTCACGTGCTGGGCATCGCCGGCATTAAGGGCGGAAAGCGCGCCGAAGTAACGGCGTCCACAACGCGCATCGTGGTGGAGGCGGCGACGTTTGACAGTGTGGCGCTTTATAAAACATCAAAGCGGTTGAAGCTCGTGACGGATGCCTCGCAGCGTTTTACGCACCGCTTATCATCGGTGATGCCGCAGGAAGGAATGCTTCGCGTGACCGAATTGCTTATTAATATTTGTCACGCGCGCGTGGGCGAAGTTGTTGATTTTTATCCGAAAAAAATGAAGCCTGCGGTGTTGCGGTTCACCGCCGAAGAATTTAACGCATTGTCGGGAATGAAGTTGACGCTTACGCAGGCGCTGGGATATTTGAAGCGCTTGGGATTTGAGGTTCGGGGTGAAGGGAAGCTGACGAAGGTGGTTGCGCCCGCGCGGCGTACGGACATTGAGCGTTTTGAAGACCTTGTTGAAGAAATTGTGCGGCTCGTCGGGTACGATAAACTTCCTTCAACGCCTCCGGCGATTGCCCTTACTCCCGCGGTGCATGATGACGCGGTGAGCTTGAAAGCGCTCATCCGCCAGCTCCTCCCCGGCGCGGGATTAACCGAAGCGTATAACTACTCGTTTGTTTCCGAAAAAGATATCGCGCGAGCGGGAACTTCCGACGGAGCCGTGGCGCTTCAAAATCCCGTCAGCGCCGAGTTTGCGTATTTGCGGCCGACGCTGGCTGGTGGCCTGCTGAAAAATATAGAAAGCAATTTCCGTTTCTCCGATACGGTGCGTATTTTTGAAATAGGGAAGGTGTTTGTCGAGACGAAGGGGAAGGTGAGTGAGCACTTGGCGCTGGGCATTGCGCTTGGCGCGAAGCATGCGTCTCCGCTCTTGGAACTGAAGGGTATCATATCCGAACTGTTGGATCGGTTGGGGCTGATGGAGCATGTGATGCGCGATGTTACCAATGTCGGGGCGAAATATTTGAACGCCGGTGAGAGTATGTGTGTTGAGTCCGATCATCGCTTGCTGGGCATCTTCGGCGCGGTGCCGCAGACGCTTTTGGCGCACGCGGCAATTGCGGAAATTGACCTGGGAGAACTGACTGAGCTTGTCGTTGGCGAGCGCGAATATGAACCCATCGCGAAGTATCCTTCCATAGCGCGGGACATCTCGGTGCTCATTCCGCGCGCCACGCGCGTGGGGGACATTCTTGAGGAAATCCAAGCCGTGAGTCCGAAGTTTGTCTACGACGTTGACCTCATTGATTATTTTGAAGATGAGGCGAAAATGCGCGCCGACCAAAAGAGTTTGACGTTCCGCATTGTGTTTCAGGCAAACGACCATACGTTGACCGACGATGAAGTGGGGCGTGAAATGGAAAAAATCGTGCATGTGTTGCGTGACCGTTTGTTCGCAGAGGTGCGATAG